A genomic stretch from Schaalia odontolytica includes:
- a CDS encoding BMP family lipoprotein has translation MKHLTKLLAAAGVATLALAGCGGGGTATSQSGGAKDASSFKACAVSDAGGWDDKSFNESAYDGLKSSQEKLGIQINTAESNSDADFNPNVESMVSDGCNLIIGVGFNLEKAVHASAEENKDVHYALIDSSFNDGNNNTVTLDNGRPLLFNTAEAAYLAGYVAAGMTKTGKVATFGGIQIPSVTVFMDGFADGVAAYNKAKGTNVQLLGWDKAAQNGSFTQSFDDQTLGKEQAQQFISQGADIIMPVAGPVGLGAAAAAKADGNTWIIGVDSDWYEANPDYSSIVLTSVMKEIGASVEQAIQDSVDGKFSSTPYVGTLANGGVSIAPFHDFDDKVSDEIKADLTKLTEDIKSGKLVVESQNAPK, from the coding sequence ATGAAGCACCTCACGAAGCTCCTCGCTGCGGCGGGAGTTGCAACGCTCGCCTTGGCAGGCTGTGGTGGCGGAGGAACCGCCACCAGCCAGTCCGGTGGAGCGAAGGACGCCAGCTCGTTCAAGGCCTGCGCGGTCTCCGACGCCGGCGGCTGGGACGACAAGTCCTTTAACGAGTCCGCATACGACGGCCTGAAGTCGTCCCAGGAGAAGCTCGGCATCCAGATCAACACCGCTGAGTCGAACTCCGACGCGGACTTCAATCCGAACGTGGAGTCCATGGTCTCCGACGGCTGCAATCTGATCATTGGCGTTGGCTTCAACTTGGAGAAGGCCGTTCACGCCTCCGCCGAGGAGAACAAGGATGTGCACTACGCCCTCATCGACTCCAGCTTCAACGACGGCAACAACAACACGGTGACGCTGGATAACGGCCGTCCGTTGCTGTTCAACACGGCTGAGGCCGCCTACCTGGCGGGCTACGTGGCCGCAGGCATGACGAAGACCGGCAAGGTTGCTACCTTCGGCGGTATCCAGATCCCTTCGGTGACGGTGTTCATGGATGGCTTCGCTGACGGTGTCGCGGCCTACAACAAGGCCAAGGGCACGAACGTGCAGCTGCTCGGCTGGGATAAGGCCGCGCAGAACGGTTCCTTTACGCAGTCCTTCGATGATCAGACGCTCGGCAAGGAACAGGCACAGCAGTTCATCTCGCAGGGTGCGGACATTATCATGCCCGTCGCGGGACCGGTCGGCCTGGGTGCGGCGGCAGCCGCCAAGGCGGACGGTAACACCTGGATCATCGGCGTCGACTCCGACTGGTACGAGGCCAACCCCGACTACTCGTCGATCGTTCTGACGTCGGTCATGAAGGAGATCGGTGCCTCGGTCGAGCAGGCGATTCAGGACTCGGTGGACGGCAAGTTCAGCTCTACCCCGTACGTGGGCACGCTGGCCAACGGTGGCGTCTCCATCGCCCCGTTCCACGACTTCGATGACAAGGTGTCCGACGAGATCAAGGCAGATCTGACCAAGCTCACGGAGGACATCAAGTCCGGGAAGCTCGTGGTCGAATCGCAGAACGCCCCGAAGTGA
- a CDS encoding ABC transporter permease, translating to MSTRTSNRPGIGTRVFGAQWFVSVLAVLIAFAIGAVLIALSGASVVDAYYAMFRGSIVDVNAANPVRMIKPLTDSLFYSIPLIISGLGLALGFRAGLFNIGGKGQIIVGALAAVWVGFAVSLPPVLHALVALFVAVVAGGLYGGIAGVLKAKTGANEVIVTIMLNSIATLGLGYTLTQKAWQVPGTNQPVTPKVADTAALGRLLPAPFKLHVGFLVAIVALIAFWWLIERSTLGFQIRAVGANAAAARTAGISVEKITAITMVISGAFLGLAGANEALGTIGYVSRDVSGSIGFDAITVALLGRNRTWGTFGAGLLFGAFKAGGYTMQAKGVPIDMILILQSVIVLLIAAPALVRWLFRLPDARAASALTRKGNADEHK from the coding sequence ATGAGTACGCGTACGAGTAACCGTCCGGGCATCGGGACCCGGGTCTTTGGGGCGCAGTGGTTTGTGTCGGTGTTGGCCGTCCTCATCGCGTTCGCGATTGGAGCGGTCCTCATCGCCCTGTCTGGGGCGTCCGTGGTCGATGCCTACTACGCGATGTTCCGTGGCTCCATCGTGGACGTGAACGCGGCGAACCCTGTTCGTATGATCAAGCCGCTGACGGACTCCTTGTTCTATTCGATCCCGTTGATCATTTCGGGTTTGGGCCTGGCGCTCGGCTTCCGAGCTGGGCTGTTCAACATCGGCGGTAAGGGCCAGATCATCGTCGGAGCCCTCGCCGCCGTGTGGGTGGGCTTCGCGGTGAGCCTGCCGCCGGTCCTGCACGCGCTGGTGGCCCTCTTCGTCGCGGTTGTCGCGGGTGGCCTCTATGGCGGCATCGCGGGTGTCCTGAAAGCGAAGACGGGCGCGAATGAGGTGATCGTGACGATCATGCTGAACTCGATCGCGACGCTGGGCCTGGGCTACACGCTCACGCAAAAGGCGTGGCAGGTGCCCGGAACGAATCAGCCGGTGACTCCCAAGGTCGCCGACACCGCCGCGCTCGGGCGTCTGCTTCCGGCTCCCTTCAAGCTGCATGTCGGGTTCCTGGTCGCCATCGTCGCCCTTATCGCGTTCTGGTGGCTGATTGAGCGCTCCACGCTGGGCTTCCAGATCCGCGCGGTCGGAGCGAATGCGGCAGCGGCACGCACTGCCGGTATCTCGGTCGAGAAGATCACGGCGATCACGATGGTGATCTCGGGCGCATTCCTCGGCTTGGCCGGCGCGAACGAGGCCCTGGGAACCATCGGCTACGTCTCCCGTGACGTGTCCGGTTCGATCGGTTTCGACGCGATTACGGTGGCCCTGCTGGGACGCAACAGGACGTGGGGAACGTTCGGTGCGGGCCTGCTCTTCGGTGCTTTCAAGGCGGGTGGCTACACGATGCAGGCCAAGGGCGTGCCGATCGACATGATCCTGATCCTGCAGTCGGTCATCGTCCTGCTGATCGCTGCGCCCGCGCTCGTGCGTTGGCTGTTCCGTCTTCCCGATGCTCGCGCTGCGAGCGCACTCACGCGAAAGGGGAACGCTGATGAGCACAAGTGA
- a CDS encoding ABC transporter ATP-binding protein produces the protein MKLELRGITKRFGPLIANDSIDLTIEEGHIHALLGENGAGKSTLMNVLYGMHAPDEGQILIDGEPVTFKGPGDAVAAGIGMVHQHFMLIPVFTVAESIALGFEPTGPAGIISRERARQTVREVSARFGFDLDPDALIEDLPVGAQQRVEIVKALSRQAKVLILDEPTAVLTPQETDELMTIMRQLADAGTSIVFITHKLREVRAVADDITVIRRGRVVGHASPTDSEASLATHMVGREVLMRVEKEPARPAGGGLSFEDVSLLGAGGVPLLDHVSFDVPRGEILAVAGVQGNGQTELAEAILGLRTPDSGAIRLEDADITRAKPRESLDAGVGFIPEDRSTDGIIASFSIADNLVLDQFRSSSFSSLGSLKRGAIMRNARDKEEEYDIRLTAIEDPVSSLSGGNQQKVVVAREMSRDLTLLVANQPTRGVDVGSIEFIHRRIVDVRDQGCAVLLISSELDEVVSLADRIAVMYRGRIVGIVPADTGRDVLGLMMAGVPLDEAVAASSGSAGQTGASRKEEQ, from the coding sequence ATGAAATTAGAACTGCGGGGGATCACGAAGAGGTTTGGCCCCCTCATCGCCAACGACTCGATCGACTTGACGATCGAGGAGGGGCATATTCACGCGCTGCTTGGAGAGAACGGCGCGGGCAAGTCCACGCTCATGAACGTCCTGTACGGGATGCATGCCCCCGATGAGGGGCAGATCCTCATCGACGGCGAGCCCGTCACGTTCAAGGGACCCGGTGACGCGGTCGCGGCGGGCATCGGCATGGTGCACCAGCACTTCATGCTCATCCCTGTCTTCACGGTCGCCGAGTCGATCGCCCTGGGATTCGAGCCGACCGGTCCGGCGGGGATCATCAGCCGCGAGCGTGCCCGGCAGACGGTGCGCGAGGTCTCGGCGCGTTTCGGCTTCGACCTGGACCCCGACGCCCTCATCGAGGATCTGCCGGTGGGCGCGCAGCAGCGCGTGGAGATTGTCAAGGCGCTATCTCGTCAGGCGAAGGTTCTCATCCTGGACGAGCCGACCGCCGTGCTCACCCCGCAGGAGACGGACGAGCTGATGACGATCATGCGTCAGCTCGCCGACGCGGGAACCTCGATCGTGTTCATCACCCACAAGCTGCGCGAGGTGCGTGCGGTGGCCGATGATATTACGGTGATTCGCCGCGGTCGGGTCGTGGGGCACGCCTCCCCGACGGATTCCGAGGCCTCGCTCGCCACGCACATGGTGGGGCGCGAGGTGCTGATGCGCGTGGAGAAGGAACCCGCGCGCCCTGCGGGCGGTGGCCTGTCCTTCGAGGACGTGTCGTTGCTGGGCGCGGGCGGTGTTCCTCTGCTCGACCACGTGTCCTTCGACGTTCCCCGCGGCGAGATCCTCGCTGTCGCAGGCGTGCAGGGCAACGGACAGACGGAGCTCGCTGAGGCAATCCTGGGACTGCGCACTCCCGACAGCGGGGCTATCCGCCTCGAGGACGCCGATATCACGCGCGCGAAGCCGCGCGAGTCCCTGGATGCGGGAGTGGGCTTCATTCCCGAGGACCGTTCCACGGACGGCATCATCGCTTCATTCTCGATCGCCGACAACCTGGTTTTGGACCAGTTCCGCTCCTCGTCCTTCTCGTCGCTGGGCTCTCTCAAGCGCGGTGCGATTATGCGCAACGCCCGCGACAAGGAAGAAGAATACGACATCCGCCTGACGGCGATTGAGGACCCGGTGTCCTCCCTGTCGGGTGGTAACCAGCAGAAGGTGGTCGTCGCCCGCGAGATGTCGCGCGATCTGACACTGCTGGTCGCGAATCAGCCGACGCGAGGCGTGGATGTCGGCTCGATCGAGTTCATTCACCGTCGGATCGTGGACGTGCGCGATCAGGGCTGCGCGGTGTTGCTCATTTCCTCGGAGCTTGACGAGGTCGTCTCGCTGGCGGATCGCATCGCAGTCATGTACCGCGGCCGCATCGTTGGCATTGTCCCAGCGGACACGGGGCGTGATGTCCTGGGCCTCATGATGGCCGGCGTGCCCTTAGACGAGGCCGTGGCTGCCTCCTCGGGATCAGCCGGGCAGACCGGGGCGTCTCGAAAGGAGGAACAATGA
- a CDS encoding bifunctional metallophosphatase/5'-nucleotidase, translating into MRRPWTRLALASAAALTLASLPAAALAAPPGADAPITLDLYNLTDVHGHIQQVAKKGTVREAGLPAMNCYLNKARQANPNSSFTLLGDNIGASPYISGSLKDNPTIAALNTMNPLASTIGNHELDMGQAVFKQRVDGSNPGEFVQATFPYLGANIEGMGTYGDGTPYLGDYKLWTSPSGMKVAFIGAIAQDVPYKLSPGTTAGLTFTDPIKRINDLAAELKGSGKADVVIAMLDDDVKNNYTKVGKDVDGLMGGDTHVPYEFDHVNSAESFESANPRLAGIASGSYTDNLGLIRLTIDPATRQVTSADSILIPAAEVAQCGSDPDTQAIVDQAESDSKEAGKRVVATGYTEAFRRGVFTTPDGSTDPGSNRGIESSLGDLVADSLRETILTPDGKTVDIGMIMAGGLRADLVPNEDGTITYAQTYEVEPFSDELGYVTLKGSDVKDALEQQWKTDLNSQNSRPMLKLGLSSNVRYTYDPAKPYGQRITSVTINGEPLKADATYTVGSVSFLLAGGDSFEALTRGGAATTNGNLDRDSFNAYLGAHSGGRARSVQAEGGLSPREAKSSIGLTLPTEAVADGSTVTIPLRGLSFSEGPSITSKVRVSAGGAQAVAEVDNSLVDAHASDAASVITTDGAGRASVDVTVVGACEGKVAGEVVNAPVTVATDFATVVEAADGLTIPVTCAGAAAPDPSPSAAPAGDPQPGGQVPPMQTKRTKEPRGALARTGAASDGLTGAMFAGAIGVVAVFARCRFNRYRSENK; encoded by the coding sequence ATGCGCAGACCATGGACACGCCTCGCCCTCGCTTCGGCGGCAGCCCTGACCCTGGCTTCCCTGCCGGCTGCCGCGCTCGCGGCTCCGCCAGGTGCCGACGCGCCGATCACCCTGGACCTCTACAACCTCACGGACGTGCACGGACACATCCAGCAGGTCGCCAAGAAGGGCACAGTGCGCGAGGCGGGGCTGCCCGCGATGAACTGCTACCTGAACAAAGCGCGCCAGGCGAACCCGAACTCCTCGTTCACGCTGCTGGGAGACAACATTGGCGCATCCCCCTACATCTCCGGCTCCCTCAAGGACAACCCGACCATCGCGGCCCTCAACACGATGAACCCCCTGGCCTCGACAATCGGCAACCACGAGCTGGACATGGGGCAGGCCGTCTTCAAACAGCGCGTCGACGGGTCCAACCCGGGCGAGTTCGTGCAGGCCACCTTCCCGTACCTGGGAGCCAACATCGAGGGCATGGGTACCTACGGGGACGGCACGCCCTACCTCGGGGACTACAAGCTGTGGACGTCACCGTCGGGCATGAAGGTAGCTTTCATCGGTGCGATCGCTCAGGACGTTCCCTACAAACTCAGTCCTGGAACGACGGCCGGCCTGACCTTCACGGACCCCATCAAGCGCATCAATGACCTGGCAGCCGAGCTCAAGGGCAGTGGGAAGGCCGACGTCGTCATCGCCATGCTCGACGACGACGTGAAGAACAACTACACGAAGGTCGGCAAGGACGTCGACGGTCTGATGGGCGGGGATACGCACGTGCCCTACGAGTTCGACCACGTCAACTCTGCGGAGTCCTTCGAGTCCGCCAACCCCCGGCTGGCGGGCATCGCATCGGGCTCCTACACGGACAATCTGGGACTCATCCGTCTGACGATCGATCCCGCGACGCGCCAGGTCACGAGTGCTGACTCGATCCTCATTCCGGCTGCCGAGGTCGCCCAGTGCGGCTCGGACCCCGACACCCAGGCGATCGTCGACCAAGCTGAGTCCGACTCGAAGGAAGCCGGCAAGCGCGTCGTCGCCACGGGCTACACGGAGGCCTTCAGGCGCGGCGTCTTTACGACGCCCGATGGGTCCACGGACCCCGGATCGAACCGAGGCATCGAATCCTCCCTGGGCGACCTGGTGGCGGATTCCCTGCGCGAAACGATCCTGACCCCGGATGGAAAGACCGTCGACATTGGCATGATCATGGCGGGCGGCCTGCGTGCCGACCTGGTGCCGAACGAGGACGGCACGATCACCTACGCGCAGACTTACGAGGTCGAGCCTTTCTCCGATGAGCTGGGATACGTCACCCTGAAGGGATCGGACGTCAAGGACGCGCTTGAGCAGCAGTGGAAGACGGACCTGAACTCACAGAACTCCAGGCCGATGCTCAAGCTGGGCCTCTCCTCGAACGTGCGCTATACCTACGACCCAGCCAAACCCTATGGCCAGCGCATCACGTCGGTGACGATCAATGGCGAGCCCCTCAAGGCCGACGCGACGTACACGGTCGGCTCCGTGTCCTTCCTGCTGGCGGGTGGCGACTCCTTCGAGGCCCTGACCCGCGGGGGAGCTGCCACGACGAACGGCAACCTGGACCGCGATTCCTTCAACGCCTATCTGGGCGCGCACTCGGGAGGCCGGGCCCGTTCGGTCCAGGCTGAGGGAGGGCTGAGCCCGCGCGAGGCCAAGTCCTCCATCGGCCTGACCCTGCCCACCGAAGCGGTGGCCGACGGCTCGACGGTGACGATCCCGCTGCGTGGTTTGTCCTTCTCCGAGGGCCCCTCGATCACGTCCAAGGTCCGCGTGAGCGCCGGTGGTGCGCAGGCGGTGGCCGAGGTTGACAACTCCCTCGTGGATGCGCACGCCTCCGACGCTGCCTCGGTGATTACGACTGACGGTGCGGGACGGGCGAGCGTGGACGTGACGGTCGTTGGTGCCTGCGAGGGCAAGGTTGCCGGAGAAGTCGTGAACGCGCCCGTCACGGTCGCCACCGACTTTGCGACGGTCGTCGAGGCCGCGGATGGCCTGACGATCCCCGTGACCTGCGCGGGCGCGGCGGCCCCCGACCCGAGCCCCTCGGCGGCACCCGCGGGCGATCCACAGCCCGGTGGACAGGTGCCGCCGATGCAGACCAAGCGCACGAAGGAACCGAGAGGTGCCCTGGCCCGCACGGGTGCGGCTTCGGATGGATTGACCGGGGCGATGTTTGCTGGAGCGATCGGCGTTGTCGCGGTGTTTGCCCGATGCCGCTTCAATCGTTATCGAAGTGAGAACAAGTAG